The proteins below are encoded in one region of Calditrichota bacterium:
- a CDS encoding peroxiredoxin family protein has translation MSDNGTKKMALIASKGTLDWAYPPFILASTAAAMDMEVQVFFTFYGLTLLKKKLESKVDPASNPSMPMKMPFGPKGLQNFDMPIPKILSGNIPGFNDMATSMMKQTFKNKGVATIEQLRDICIESDVKLVGCQMTMDVFGFTKDDFVDGVELGGAATFLEFAAESDIQLFV, from the coding sequence ATGTCGGACAATGGCACAAAAAAAATGGCATTAATTGCATCTAAAGGAACACTGGACTGGGCATATCCACCTTTTATATTGGCGTCTACGGCGGCGGCAATGGATATGGAGGTTCAAGTATTTTTTACTTTTTACGGATTAACTTTACTAAAGAAAAAGCTTGAGTCCAAAGTTGATCCTGCTTCTAATCCATCTATGCCAATGAAGATGCCTTTTGGCCCCAAAGGCTTGCAAAACTTTGATATGCCAATACCAAAAATTCTTTCCGGGAATATTCCGGGTTTTAATGATATGGCCACCAGCATGATGAAGCAAACATTTAAAAACAAGGGTGTCGCTACAATCGAACAGCTGCGTGATATTTGCATTGAGAGTGATGTAAAGCTTGTTGGATGCCAGATGACAATGGATGTTTTTGGTTTTACAAAAGACGATTTTGTGGATGGTGTGGAACTTGGCGGTGCTGCAACATTTCTTGAGTTTGCTGCAGAATCAGATATTCAGCTTTTTGTTTAA
- a CDS encoding PAS domain-containing protein, which produces MFKKAGLKYKFLVLGTSGVILVVVLGSYYLHSLIQNNPQNAANYITLISVGYIVIGIAALLIFARIMIRPVVSLTKKVNAVREGNLDVSLKNIQDRTFVDEMDILYDGFAHMIQSLKINIQELTSAKENALSSSRELAENSKILQTIFNGIPDGVMIIDKNFKVVASNPVMQKIMGHAKGDIVGESCYKMCTGTESHCSFCNADDVFEKGKARYTYCTKNLFNTNEEKVFEVHNFPLFNKEGEVSQILEYIKDVTEAVNMRTDLEHTQRLADIGQMASKVAHEVRNPLNAIKGAAHYLHGEVNDPEAKSYLDLIEEQAERVNAVTTQLLSLSKPLEHVLKIGEIEGALNRALQVTRPQLMHKKIKIEMNVSKNLPKIMFNEGQIEQAFINLLFNSIDAMEQGGLIKISVKPDFSNGEDSANSIIISFSDTGTGLKNFEMNQLLKPFFTTKTQGTGLGLTIVKRIIDNHKGTFLLKNAEGKGTEAILTLPLEKN; this is translated from the coding sequence ATGTTTAAAAAAGCAGGCCTAAAATATAAGTTTTTAGTCTTGGGCACTTCGGGGGTAATCCTGGTTGTGGTTTTGGGATCGTATTATCTTCATTCCCTAATTCAAAATAATCCACAAAATGCTGCAAATTATATAACCTTGATATCGGTTGGCTATATTGTTATTGGTATCGCAGCGTTGCTTATTTTTGCCAGAATCATGATCCGGCCTGTTGTTTCACTAACAAAAAAAGTAAATGCCGTCAGGGAAGGAAATCTTGATGTTTCTTTAAAAAACATACAGGATCGAACGTTTGTTGATGAAATGGATATCCTGTATGATGGATTTGCTCACATGATCCAAAGTCTCAAAATTAACATACAGGAACTGACTTCGGCAAAAGAAAATGCTTTGTCATCTTCGCGGGAGTTAGCAGAAAATTCAAAGATTTTACAAACAATTTTTAATGGGATTCCTGATGGTGTAATGATTATTGACAAGAACTTTAAAGTGGTTGCCTCCAATCCTGTTATGCAAAAAATTATGGGGCACGCCAAAGGTGATATTGTTGGCGAATCTTGTTATAAAATGTGTACAGGTACGGAAAGCCATTGCAGTTTTTGCAATGCGGATGATGTGTTTGAAAAAGGAAAAGCGCGCTATACATATTGCACCAAAAATCTTTTTAATACCAATGAAGAAAAAGTTTTTGAAGTGCATAATTTTCCATTATTTAATAAAGAAGGTGAGGTCAGCCAAATTTTAGAGTACATAAAAGATGTGACTGAGGCGGTTAATATGCGCACGGATCTGGAACACACGCAACGTCTTGCGGATATTGGACAAATGGCAAGTAAAGTTGCCCACGAAGTGAGAAACCCGCTTAATGCAATTAAAGGCGCGGCTCACTATTTGCATGGCGAGGTAAATGACCCGGAAGCAAAAAGCTATCTTGATTTGATTGAAGAACAGGCCGAACGGGTGAATGCTGTGACAACTCAATTGCTTTCTTTATCAAAACCGCTTGAACATGTTTTAAAAATTGGTGAAATCGAAGGCGCTTTGAACCGTGCATTGCAAGTTACCAGGCCCCAACTAATGCACAAAAAAATCAAAATTGAAATGAATGTTTCGAAGAACCTTCCTAAAATTATGTTTAATGAAGGACAGATTGAACAGGCATTTATTAATCTTCTTTTCAATTCGATTGATGCCATGGAACAAGGAGGCCTAATTAAGATTTCTGTAAAACCCGATTTTTCAAACGGTGAAGATTCAGCAAATTCTATTATTATTTCTTTTTCGGATACAGGAACAGGATTAAAAAACTTTGAAATGAATCAGCTTTTAAAGCCATTTTTTACAACCAAAACACAAGGAACTGGTTTGGGCCTAACAATTGTAAAACGAATCATAGATAATCACAAAGGTACATTTTTGTTGAAAAATGCTGAAGGCAAAGGGACTGAGGCAATTTTAACTTTACCATTGGAAAAAAATTAG
- a CDS encoding sodium:solute symporter: protein MATIDYTIVIVYLLAMIGVGVYFQRKASSSINSYFLGERGMPWWALGASGMSSNLDISGTMINTAFIFALGAAGFFIEIRGGVTLIMAFLMIFQGKWNRRALVMTLAEWMHFRFGTDKQGDFARLIAAISIIIMTIAMITYFAIGSGKFVAEFLGIPSFFGLSPQFWAATLMIILAMIYTVASGLYGVVWTDVFQGVLIFMTILFICALAFFQFDLPETFQISVPMRDGGFMALDTTKDAWTSLWPSWTLEMPEMSAYSIYNLFGIAILFYLVKVTIEGSGGTSQYMIQRFFASRSDRESGLLSLFWTTLLAFRWPFIVAIATMGVVLGSQQGVIQDPETVLPVVINQIVPIGIKGLLVAGLMAAAMSTFDSTVNAGAAYWVKDIYHQYINPKATEKQLMSHSRWSSVILVILGLGFMLLINNINEIWGWITSSLGAGLLIPTLARWYWWRMNGYGFAAGTAVGMVSAVLQRIFLPDIPEYSAFIITTTSSLIGMIVGTYAAAPTKESVLLEFYKRTRPFGFWGPIRKKIEAETLTQINKENKRDILSTFFAVPWQVVLFLTGMAVILKRWDQFTWLAIILALLSAGLYFNWFRHLSKEVKIEN from the coding sequence GTGGCAACCATTGATTATACAATTGTTATTGTTTATTTGCTGGCAATGATCGGAGTTGGTGTTTACTTCCAGAGAAAAGCATCGAGCAGTATTAATTCATACTTCCTTGGAGAACGTGGCATGCCTTGGTGGGCGTTGGGCGCTTCAGGTATGTCTTCTAACCTGGACATTAGCGGAACAATGATAAACACTGCTTTCATTTTTGCGTTGGGAGCTGCCGGTTTCTTTATCGAAATTCGAGGAGGCGTAACATTGATTATGGCCTTCCTGATGATTTTTCAAGGAAAATGGAATAGACGTGCTTTGGTTATGACATTAGCAGAATGGATGCACTTTCGTTTTGGAACTGATAAGCAAGGCGACTTTGCAAGACTGATCGCCGCTATTTCAATAATAATAATGACCATTGCCATGATTACATATTTTGCTATTGGTTCAGGTAAATTTGTTGCGGAGTTTTTAGGTATCCCATCTTTCTTTGGCCTATCTCCACAATTTTGGGCAGCCACATTAATGATCATTTTGGCAATGATTTATACTGTTGCCTCGGGGTTATATGGTGTGGTCTGGACTGACGTTTTCCAGGGTGTTCTGATCTTTATGACCATTCTTTTTATTTGTGCCCTTGCCTTTTTTCAGTTCGATCTTCCTGAGACATTTCAAATTTCTGTTCCAATGCGGGATGGTGGTTTTATGGCGTTGGATACAACAAAAGATGCCTGGACAAGTTTATGGCCTTCCTGGACATTAGAAATGCCAGAAATGTCGGCTTATTCAATTTATAATCTTTTTGGTATAGCCATTTTATTTTACCTGGTAAAGGTTACTATCGAAGGTAGCGGTGGTACAAGCCAGTATATGATTCAACGCTTTTTTGCTTCAAGAAGTGACCGTGAATCAGGTTTGCTATCATTGTTTTGGACAACACTTTTAGCTTTTAGATGGCCGTTTATTGTTGCTATTGCAACCATGGGTGTTGTTCTTGGAAGTCAACAAGGCGTTATTCAGGATCCGGAAACAGTATTGCCTGTTGTTATAAACCAAATTGTACCAATAGGAATAAAAGGTTTGTTAGTGGCAGGATTAATGGCAGCAGCCATGTCCACTTTTGATTCTACGGTAAATGCCGGCGCCGCTTACTGGGTTAAAGATATTTATCACCAATATATAAATCCAAAAGCTACTGAAAAACAATTGATGAGCCATAGCCGCTGGTCATCTGTAATTCTTGTTATTCTGGGTTTAGGATTTATGCTTTTAATTAATAATATAAATGAAATATGGGGCTGGATAACATCAAGCCTGGGAGCAGGTTTACTTATCCCTACATTGGCAAGATGGTATTGGTGGAGAATGAATGGATATGGTTTTGCAGCAGGTACGGCTGTTGGAATGGTCTCTGCTGTCTTACAGCGTATTTTCTTGCCGGACATTCCAGAGTATTCAGCTTTTATTATAACAACAACATCTTCGTTGATTGGAATGATTGTCGGAACGTATGCAGCCGCACCAACAAAAGAATCTGTTTTACTGGAGTTTTATAAACGAACACGCCCATTTGGTTTTTGGGGACCGATACGTAAAAAAATTGAGGCAGAAACTTTAACACAAATTAATAAAGAAAATAAACGGGATATTCTGTCGACATTTTTTGCAGTGCCATGGCAAGTTGTTTTGTTTTTGACCGGTATGGCCGTAATCTTGAAAAGATGGGATCAATTTACATGGCTGGCCATTATACTGGCCTTGTTATCTGCAGGCCTATATTTTAACTGGTTTCGCCACCTTTCAAAAGAAGTAAAAATTGAGAATTGA
- a CDS encoding TrmB family transcriptional regulator translates to MKKLGFTTYEAKAYISLLQNHPATRYELSKNSGVPRSAIYDTIRKLENLGAVNGLYTEPKKYMPLPPDQLFDLLERQFKERIDDVRGSMKEFETSVEPGHLWNIVGYENMIHKSREMIDRAEKSIYISIWQREADLLKTELDNAFKRGVIIVAFSFTELDLAAECTYSYELREDDLEKFWDHKIIMVVDQKELLMGEADNKFSKKTAWTQNTAIVDIATNHMILDITLYGLRNKVDVSDRVISMQKGDSNELQELLTHSSDVVLEREDKSMD, encoded by the coding sequence ATGAAAAAACTGGGGTTTACAACTTACGAAGCAAAAGCCTACATATCCTTATTGCAAAACCACCCGGCAACACGATATGAGTTAAGTAAAAATTCCGGCGTTCCTCGTTCTGCGATTTACGATACAATCCGGAAGTTAGAAAACCTGGGTGCGGTAAACGGACTTTATACAGAGCCTAAGAAGTATATGCCCCTTCCTCCGGATCAATTATTTGATCTCCTTGAAAGACAATTTAAAGAGAGAATCGACGATGTACGTGGTTCGATGAAGGAATTTGAAACTTCTGTTGAACCGGGTCATTTATGGAATATCGTTGGATATGAAAATATGATCCACAAATCAAGAGAGATGATCGACCGTGCTGAAAAGTCAATTTACATTTCTATATGGCAGCGAGAAGCAGATCTTTTAAAAACGGAATTGGACAATGCTTTTAAACGTGGTGTTATAATTGTAGCTTTTTCATTTACAGAGTTAGACCTGGCTGCTGAATGTACTTATAGCTATGAGCTGCGTGAAGATGATTTGGAAAAATTTTGGGACCATAAAATTATTATGGTGGTGGATCAAAAAGAACTTTTAATGGGCGAGGCGGACAATAAATTTTCAAAAAAGACAGCCTGGACACAAAACACCGCTATTGTGGATATTGCGACTAACCATATGATTCTCGATATAACATTATATGGTTTACGTAACAAAGTGGATGTTTCGGATAGGGTCATTTCCATGCAAAAAGGAGATTCTAATGAACTCCAGGAACTGTTAACGCACTCATCTGATGTTGTTTTAGAAAGAGAAGATAAGAGTATGGATTAA
- a CDS encoding sulfurtransferase TusA family protein, which yields MNDVQANMELDCRGLNCPLPILKTKKAIDNLNSGEVLKMVATDPGSINDMNAWTKRTGNELVSNEQTGNDYIFFIRKK from the coding sequence ATGAATGACGTGCAAGCAAACATGGAGCTTGATTGCCGTGGTTTAAACTGTCCATTGCCAATTTTGAAAACAAAGAAAGCAATTGACAATTTGAATAGTGGGGAAGTGCTGAAAATGGTTGCGACAGACCCCGGCTCAATAAATGATATGAATGCCTGGACAAAGAGAACAGGTAATGAACTGGTAAGCAATGAGCAAACCGGTAACGACTATATCTTTTTTATCCGCAAAAAATAA
- a CDS encoding alpha-amylase, whose product MIATLEQRFNRIIKKTKEHAVEKQFNHSINLESTSGPKPPYWITGQTLYEVYIRSFTKEGTFDAAAKRLPQLKRLGINIIWLMPIFPIGKVNRKGSLGSSYSVSNYYEINPEYGSKELFMNFVNEAHNLNLKVIIDMVANHVSFDYNAAQKDPKLLMYDDHGKPFRKYADWTDIVDLDYNYPATRTHIRDIMVYWLKEFSLDGFRCDVAGMVPVDFWEETVAHLRKINPDIFMLAEWEGSYLHKNAFHSSYDWVLYELMKSVKEGKESAIILLEWQNIRRQSYPENSCPLRFLENHDLPRAVQTFGKDGIAPFLTFIFTMDGLPLIYNGQEKGDSNFLSHFEKEPIEWVLNNEDLSRVYKSLIELRQSIPAMSSSEIKVCLHNKIPDILIYEKSGKSKIIVFLNMRSEQVFIEPGKELSAKLKKTAVLFNSQKNFSITQNKIILHPHQAIILGE is encoded by the coding sequence ATGATAGCCACTCTTGAACAGCGCTTTAATAGAATAATAAAAAAAACAAAAGAGCATGCTGTTGAAAAACAATTCAATCATTCAATAAACCTCGAATCAACTTCCGGTCCAAAACCGCCTTACTGGATTACCGGACAAACGCTGTATGAAGTTTACATCCGTTCCTTCACTAAAGAAGGAACCTTTGACGCGGCGGCTAAAAGACTTCCACAACTAAAACGATTGGGCATAAACATTATCTGGCTAATGCCTATTTTCCCTATTGGCAAAGTAAATAGAAAAGGCAGCTTGGGAAGTTCATATTCAGTTTCCAATTATTATGAAATAAATCCTGAATACGGTTCTAAAGAATTATTTATGAACTTTGTTAACGAAGCCCATAATCTGAATTTGAAAGTTATTATTGACATGGTGGCCAACCATGTTTCTTTTGATTACAATGCAGCTCAAAAAGACCCAAAACTTTTAATGTACGATGATCATGGAAAACCTTTTAGAAAATATGCTGATTGGACGGACATTGTAGATCTTGATTATAATTATCCCGCTACTCGAACACATATCCGGGATATTATGGTTTACTGGCTAAAAGAATTTAGCTTGGATGGTTTTCGTTGTGACGTTGCCGGTATGGTCCCAGTCGATTTTTGGGAAGAAACGGTTGCCCATCTTAGAAAAATTAATCCAGATATTTTTATGCTGGCGGAGTGGGAAGGGTCTTATTTACATAAAAATGCATTTCACAGTTCTTACGATTGGGTACTTTATGAGTTGATGAAGTCTGTAAAAGAAGGAAAAGAATCGGCAATTATCTTGCTGGAATGGCAAAATATCCGTCGACAAAGTTATCCTGAAAATTCGTGCCCGTTGCGTTTTCTGGAAAACCACGACTTGCCGCGCGCGGTTCAAACTTTTGGAAAGGATGGGATAGCCCCATTTTTGACTTTCATATTTACGATGGATGGTTTACCACTTATTTATAATGGTCAGGAAAAAGGAGATAGCAATTTTCTTTCACATTTTGAAAAGGAACCAATAGAATGGGTTTTAAACAACGAAGATTTGAGCCGGGTCTATAAATCTCTGATTGAGCTGAGACAATCAATACCGGCCATGAGTTCTTCGGAAATAAAAGTCTGCCTGCACAATAAAATTCCTGATATTTTGATTTACGAAAAAAGTGGAAAAAGTAAAATAATTGTATTTTTAAACATGCGTTCAGAACAAGTTTTTATCGAACCAGGAAAAGAGCTTTCTGCTAAACTGAAAAAAACGGCTGTTTTGTTTAACTCACAAAAGAATTTTAGTATAACCCAAAATAAAATTATATTGCACCCCCATCAGGCAATTATTCTTGGTGAATAG
- a CDS encoding sigma-54-dependent Fis family transcriptional regulator, with amino-acid sequence MRKINKLLVVDDEPSILKVMKANLEREGYEVHTAEDGLIALEKIKAENYDTIITDFLMPHLNGQELLLKMKENHLDVPLIIVTAFGSIEQAVSAMHHGAVNYLTKPLNYDELLSVVQNAVQQQNLRKEVIWLRREIKSVYSFDQIIGKNEKMQAIFDLITDVAETDATILINGETGTGKELIAKAIHYNSPRKNEAFVRVNCAALSETLLESELFGHEKGAFTGALSTRIGRFEQANKGTLFLDEVGDISANTQSKLLRVLQEREFERVGSNKTMSVDVRIISATNRQLHKDVAESKFREDLFYRLNVIPMELPPLRKRIDDIPLLTMHFLSKYSGKFNKKIKSISAEAIQLLVDHPWPGNIRQLENVLERAVIKEKEDEISKDTLSKCIRYPETSNYQYFINDQLPFNTLKGQLLEKFEREYITRVLGKTNGNISEAAKTSGMHYKNFCEKMKKYNIKKWDYINTIQDPS; translated from the coding sequence ATGAGGAAAATTAACAAATTGCTGGTGGTAGACGACGAACCATCGATTTTGAAAGTGATGAAAGCCAACCTGGAGCGGGAAGGTTATGAGGTTCATACAGCCGAAGACGGATTAATTGCTCTGGAAAAAATTAAGGCTGAAAACTACGATACAATAATTACAGACTTCTTGATGCCGCATCTCAATGGCCAGGAATTATTATTAAAAATGAAGGAAAACCATCTTGATGTTCCGTTAATAATTGTAACAGCCTTTGGCTCGATTGAACAGGCTGTTTCCGCTATGCATCATGGAGCAGTAAATTATTTGACGAAACCGCTTAACTATGATGAGTTGCTATCCGTTGTACAAAATGCAGTACAACAGCAAAACCTTAGGAAGGAAGTTATCTGGCTGCGGCGGGAAATAAAATCTGTTTACAGCTTTGATCAAATCATTGGAAAAAACGAAAAAATGCAAGCTATTTTTGATTTGATTACTGATGTTGCTGAGACAGATGCAACGATATTAATTAATGGTGAAACAGGAACTGGGAAAGAGCTGATCGCCAAAGCAATTCACTATAACAGCCCTCGTAAGAATGAAGCATTTGTCAGGGTTAATTGCGCCGCTCTCTCCGAAACACTTTTAGAAAGTGAACTTTTTGGGCACGAAAAAGGAGCTTTTACCGGAGCTCTTTCGACTAGGATTGGGAGATTTGAACAAGCCAATAAAGGTACTCTTTTTCTTGATGAAGTAGGGGATATTTCTGCTAACACGCAATCGAAATTATTGCGCGTTTTGCAGGAAAGAGAATTTGAACGCGTCGGTAGCAATAAAACAATGAGTGTAGATGTTCGCATTATCTCAGCTACAAACCGCCAGCTTCATAAAGATGTGGCAGAAAGCAAATTCCGTGAAGACCTTTTTTACAGGCTCAATGTAATCCCAATGGAACTTCCTCCTTTAAGAAAACGCATAGATGACATCCCTCTTTTAACAATGCATTTTTTATCCAAGTATTCCGGAAAATTTAATAAAAAGATAAAGAGTATTTCAGCAGAGGCCATTCAATTGCTTGTTGATCATCCGTGGCCGGGAAACATTCGCCAGCTTGAAAATGTTTTGGAACGGGCAGTTATTAAAGAAAAAGAGGATGAAATTTCCAAAGACACTTTATCAAAATGTATCCGTTATCCGGAAACATCAAATTATCAATATTTTATAAATGACCAGCTTCCATTTAATACCTTAAAAGGCCAACTTCTTGAAAAGTTTGAACGTGAATATATCACCAGGGTTTTAGGAAAGACCAATGGAAATATAAGTGAAGCAGCAAAAACCTCGGGGATGCATTACAAGAACTTTTGTGAAAAAATGAAAAAATATAATATCAAGAAATGGGATTATATTAACACTATTCAAGATCCTTCTTAA